The following coding sequences are from one Syngnathus acus chromosome 14, fSynAcu1.2, whole genome shotgun sequence window:
- the ppm1nb gene encoding protein phosphatase, Mg2+/Mn2+ dependent, 1Nb (putative), with product MRTSRKGSVEMPAFVRQLVKETEKRVSSFFKGGRGGAAEGEQTGEGEKEEVIPSPYLDRPVLDKLAEEGCARWGLTYALGSMQGWRTNMEDYHNCVPQLGGELADWSFFAVFDGHAGSTAAQHCSQHLLGHILATGGLGHEDDPDRVKGALTEGFLQTDKHLHAVARREGWERGGTTAVSALISPYNIYFANCGDSRAVLCRSGQVCFSTEDHKPYSPLEKERIESAGGSVSLQRINGSLAVSRALGDFSYKAAENRSPNEQMVSPEPEVCVVERSPADEFLVLACDGVWDTISNEELCAFIHNRLLVCTDLRDVCSQVIDLCLYKGSLDNISIILLCFPGAPQLSTEALHQEAELEDLLESKVAEIYDELCARGEDPDLLAVLTILASTVIPGLPPGGGIQSKRNCIISAYYQQREMHNPTVPNETEGS from the exons ATGAGGACGTCGAGGAAAGGGAGCGTAGAGATGCCTGCGTTTGTGCGGCAGCTGGTCAAAGAGACAGAGAAGAGGGTCAGCTCTTTCTTCAAGGGGGGCCGGGGAGGAGCGGCTGAAGGGGAGCAGACCGGGGAGGGCGAGAAGGAGGAGGTCATTCCCAGCCCCTACTTGGACCGGCCGGTGTTGGACAAGCTGGCGGAGGAAGGCTGCGCCCGTTGGGGGCTCACCTATGCCCTGGGGAGCATGCAAGGCTGGAGAACCAACATGGAGGACTACCACAACTGCGTGCCTCAGCTAGGAGGAGAGCTGGCCGACTGGAGCTTCTTCGCCGTCTTCGATGGACATGCGGGTAGCACAGCGGCACAGCACTGCTCGCAGCACCTTCTGGGTCACATCCTGGCTACAG GTGGCCTTGGGCACGAGGACGACCCTGACAGGGTAAAAGGGGCTCTAACCGAAGGCTTCTTGCAAACAGACAAGCATCTCCACGCCGTGGCCCGTCGAGAAGGATGGGAGAGAGGCGGCACCACCGCAGTGTCCGCCCTCATCTCGCCCTACAACATCTACTTTGCCAACTGCGGGGACTCGAGGGCCGTGTTGTGTCGCTCGGGTCAGGTTTGCTTCTCCACCGAGGACCACAAACCTTACAGTCCTCTGGAGAAGGAGCGCATTGAAAGCGCCGGAGGATCTGTGTCCCTCCAACGTATCAATGGCTCATTGGCTGTCTCCCGAGCCCTGGGTGACTTTAGCTACAAGGCGGCGGAGAACAGGTCGCCCAACGAGCAGATGGTCTCGCCCGAGCCGGAGGTGTGCGTGGTGGAACGTTCGCCAGCCGACGAGTTCCTGGTGCTTGCCTGCGATGGAGTGTGGGACACGATCAGCAATGAGGAGCTTTGCGCCTTCATCCACAACCGCCTGCTCGTGTGCACCGACCTGAGGGATGTCTGCTCACAGGTCATTGACCTTTGCCTCTATAAG GGCAGTCTTGACAACATCAGCATCATTCTGCTGTGCTTCCCTGGAGCTCCTCAGTTGTCCACGGAAGCGTTACACCAGGAGGCCGAACTGGAGGATCTCCTGGAGTCAAAAGTAGCAG AGATTTATGATGAGCTGTGTGCCAGAGGAGAGGATCCTGATTTGCTGGCGGTCCTCACAATCCTCGCATCTACCGTAATCCCCGGATTACCGCCAGGGGGAGGCATACAGAGCAA AAGGAACTGCATTATCTCTGCTTACTACCAACAGAGAGAGATGCATAATCCTACAGTACCAAAT GAAACGGAAGGGTCCTGA
- the LOC119133573 gene encoding potassium channel subfamily K member 13, whose translation MAQRKTAACLPKAPINQDNARFFLLAALIFLYLLCGAAIFSVLEHPFELRVRRLWRQQLDNFTRRYSVHPRALHTLLRQYEEAIGAGIRVDALRPRWDFSGAFYFVGTVVSTIGFGMTTPATIAGKIFLIFYGLIGCASTILFFNLFLERIITMLAYIMRWCHERRLRFGGVGDMSSRQEPSGEEDSLEGWKPSVYYVMLILGLASVVIACSASTLYCSMENWSYVDSLYFCFVAFSTIGFGDLVSSQRLRYESQEAYRLGNCLFILMGVCCIYSLFNVISIIIKQTLNWILEKLLCPGDRRLCSCSATGCWWLCCHCPHDRKHNRRHQPAPFGQERSKRNTVQPLPSHCPAGTQRYADGSVETVYNSETDGGVVTDGVHVGRRMSGEMISVNEFMVPNKVSLAILQKQLSETAHQGPRQSYGHQNGFSEGVGALAFMNNRLQETSVDR comes from the exons ATGGCTCAGAGGAAGACTGCGGCCTGCCTCCCCAAAGCACCCATCAACCAAGACAACGCTCGTTTCTTTCTTCTCGCTGCACTCATTTTCCTCTACCTCCTGTGCGGGGCCGCCATCTTCTCCGTCCTGGAGCACCCATTTGAGCTCCGTGTCCGCCGCCTGTGGCGCCAGCAGCTGGATAACTTCACCCGCCGATACAGCGTCCACCCGAGGGCCCTGCACACCTTGCTGCGGCAGTACGAGGAGGCCATTGGAGCAGGGATACGAGTGGACGCATTAAGGCCTCGCTGGGACTTTTCTGGAGCGTTTTACTTTGTTGGTACAGTGGTCTCCACGATTG ggTTTGGTATGACCACACCAGCGACTATAGCAGGAAAGATCTTCTTAATCTTTTACGGTCTGATTGGCTGCGCTTCGACCATCCTCTTTTTCAACCTCTTCTTGGAGAGGATCATCACCATGCTGGCCTACATCATGCGCTGGTGTCATGAACGTCGCCTTCGTTTCGGCGGAGTCGGCGACATGTCTAGCAGGCAGGAGCCGTCCGGGGAGGAGGACAGCCTCGAAGGCTGGAAGCCTTCCGTCTATTATGTGATGCTGATTCTTGGACTGGCCTCAGTAGTGATTGCATGCAGTGCCTCTACACTCTACTGTTCCATGGAGAACTGGAGCTATGTGGACTCTCTGTATTTCTGCTTTGTGGCCTTCAGTACCATCGGCTTCGGGGACCTGGTAAGCAGCCAGAGGCTGCGCTATGAATCTCAGGAGGCCTACCGGCTCGGAAACTGCCTTTTCATCCTCATGGGagtttgttgtatttattcactctttaatgtcatttccatcatcatcaaacaGACTCTTAACTGGATCTTGGAAAAGTTGCTGTGTCCCGGGGACCGTCGGCTCTGCTCTTGTTCCGCAACCGGATGCTGGTGGCTCTGCTGCCACTGCCCGCACGACAGAAAGCACAATCGGAGGCATCAGCCGGCACCCTTTGGGCAAGAACGATCGAAGCGCAACACAGTCCAGCCGCTGCCGTCGCACTGTCCCGCAGGGACGCAGCGTTACGCAGACGGCTCGGTGGAGACCGTGTACAACAGCGAGACGGACGGCGGCGTGGTAACGGACGGGGTGCACGTAGGCCGCCGGATGTCGGGAGAAATGATTTCTGTCAATGAGTTCATGGTTCCCAATAAGGTGTCTTTGGCAATTCTGCAGAAGCAACTGAGCGAAACCGCTCACCAGGGGCCGCGGCAGAGTTATGGCCACCAGAATGGATTTTCGGAGGGAGTAGGTGCTTTGGCCTTTATGAATAACCGTCTGCAGGAAACCAGTGTGGATAGGTAg
- the ccdc61 gene encoding coiled-coil domain-containing protein 61, with product MEEGLEVMENIVFRGVEFAVKVEVDKGVLLVEISDSKTADQWKGEFDPPYIEDLTRKTGNFKQFPIFCSMLESAVRKTSDSVTLDLLTYADLELLRNRKAGVVGRPRGHPQSSALTAKRYLILIYTVEFDRIHYPLPLPYIGKPDPAALQKEIRSLRAELSALTSQGVGKSAELEIQRLRAELALMKEEKEAIAKVLERLQLSGSVPTPGGPQDWRARDVVRTLEEQLLKERAKSQRSATKRCQEQQLLMEQLDELRASECTLRLHVKSLTNELALLRRSRGTPTSACGEIYRSHNPVRGRSGSRERRGDRVQRSTERGRRADSTGTRSVVRRPSPSPAGSRAPRFDPTAYIQDKQRRLRESELKKQLKVRRDLMMSPSLIPERGRSRSREACPQLSRTGSRGRSLSIERQRSRNSSESSLVDMEEMTKALLRGRKQTFNGPSTSRGNLIAGKPLSSTPTYRMKDRESSIDTGAELSEIDARLQALQEYMRDLDTGH from the exons ATGGAGGAGGGCTTGGAGGTGATGGAGAATATTGTGTTCCGAGGAGTGGAATTTGCCGTGAAGGTGGAAGTGGATAAGGGCGTGCTGCTGGTGGAAATTTCAGATTCAAAGACGGCAGATCAGTGGAAGGGAGAATTTGATCCGCCGT ACATCGAAGACCTCACACGCAAAACGGGCAACTTCAAACAGTTCCCCATTTTTTGTAGCATGTTGGAATCCGCCGTGAGAAAG ACAAGTGATTCTGTCACACTCGACTTGTTGACCTATGCGGACCTGGAGCTTCTGCGGAACAGGAAAGCCGGAGTGGTCGGTCGCCCTCGGGGCCATCCGCAGTCGTCTGCTCTTACCGCCAAACGTTACCTTATTCTCATCTACACGGTGGAGTTTGACAG GATACACTACCCTTTACCGCTGCCATACATCGGAAAGCCGGATCCGGCCGCCTTGCAGAAGGAGATCAGGAGCCTTAGGGCGGAGCTAAGCGCGCTCACCTCTCAAGGAGTTGGCAAGTCTGCGGAGCTCGAAATCCAACGCTTACGAGCGGA GCTAGCTCTGAtgaaggaggagaaagaggccATCGCCAAAGTCCTGGAGCGATTGCAGCTCAGCGGAAGCGTTCCTACGCCCGGCGGTCCTCAAGACTGGAGGGCTCGGGACGTGGTGAGGACCTTGGAGGAGCAGCTGCTCAAGGAGAGGGCCAAGAGTCAGCGCTCGGCCACCAAACGATGCCAGGAGCAGCAACTGCTGATGGAGCAG CTGGATGAACTGAGGGCCTCGGAGTGCACGCTCCGCCTTCATGTCAAAAGTCTGACTAATGAACTGGCTCTGCTACGCAGAAG CAGAGGGACGCCCACTTCCGCATGTGGGGAGATCTATCGTTCGCACAACCCTGTCAGGGGTCGCTCGGGATCCAGAGAACGCAGAGGCGACAGAGTGCAAAGGTCAACGGAAAGAGGGAGACGAGCAGACTCGACAGGGACGCGTTCTGTCGTACGAAGGCCGTCACCTTCTCCCGCTG GGTCTCGAGCACCTCGTTTTGATCCAACTGCTTACATCCAGGACAAACAGCGCCGACTAAGAGAATCCGAACTCAAAAA ACAGTTAAAGGTGCGGCGGGACTTAATGATGTCACCATCACTGATACCTGAACGAGGCCGTTCCCGCTCCAGAGAGGCTTGTCCTCAGTTGAGTCGCACCGGCAGCCGAGGAAGGAGTTTGTCTATAGAGCGGCAAAGAAGCAGGAACTCCTCCGAGAGCTCCTTAGTGGATATGGAGGAGATGACCAAAGCGCTGCTCAG AGGAAGAAAACAGACATTCAATGGCCCCAGTACG TCCAGAGGGAACCTGATAGCCGGCAAGCCCTTAAGCAGCACTCCAACATACAGGATGAAGGACAGAG AGAGCTCCATCGACACAGGCGCGGAGCTGTCGGAAATAGACGCCAGGCTTCAGGCCCTGCAGGAGTACATGAGGGACTTGGACACAGGACATTGA